The Deinococcus aestuarii nucleotide sequence GAGGCCCGCCGTGACCTCGGGTGCCACCTCCGCGAGGGCCGAGAGGTAGCGTTCCCAGAAGGGACGGGAGCGGGCGAGGAGATTCTCGAACATCCGCGACTGGCTCTCGTGGACGCCCAGGCTGGCCCCCGCCGACACGGGCGTGCGTTCCCAGCGCGGCGCCACCCCCCGCTCGTACATCGCGTGCCCGGTCTCGTGCCAGGTGCCGAACAGGCAGGCGGGCCAGTACTCCTCCACCCGGGTCGTGATCCGCACGTCCTCGCGGCTGAAGTTCGTCTGGAAGGGGTGGGCGCTCTCGTCCTGCCGCGAGAAGTCCGGCCCCAGCCCGAACGCCTCGCCCGCCACCCGCCACGCGAAGGCCTTCTGCGCCCCGAACGGAAAGGGGCGGGTGAGCACGCCGTAGTCCGCCGCGTCCCCCGCCGCCGTGATGCGCCGCAGCAGGGGGAGGGTGCGGTCGCGCAGGTCGGCGAAAACCTCCCGCACCTGCCGGGCCCGCATCCCCGGCTCGTACTCGTCGAGGAGGGCGTCGTAGGGGTGGTCCTCGTACCCCAGGAGATCGGCCTGGCGCCGGGCGAGGTCGAGCATCTTTTCGAGGTGGGGCGCGAAGGTGGCAAACTCGCTGTGCTCGCGGGCGTGGAGCCAGGCGTGGTGCGCCTCGTTGCGGGCACGGGCCGCCTCCTCGACAAACCCGGTGGGCAGCCGGACCGCCTTGTCGAGGTCGCGGCGGGTCACCCGCACGACGGCGGCGTCCGTCTCGTCGGCGGGGGTGCCCACGGCGTCCAGCAACTCGGCGGTGCGCGGGGAGGTGAAGAGTTCGTGCGCCAGCCCCTCCAGGGTCGCCATCTGGAGGCCCCGCACCCGGGCTCCCTCGGGGGGCATCTGCGTCTCCTGGTCCCACGACATCAGCCCGGCGGCGGCCTCCAGGTCGCTGACCTGCCCGAGACGACGCTTCAGTTCGTCCATGCTCATGCCCGCAGCCTAGCGCCCGGCGGCGGCGCTACGTCATTTGGCGGGGGGCTCAGCTCACTGCCAGCGTTCCCACTCCTCTCCCGCCTCACCGAGGAGCAGCGGGCGCACCTCGCCGATCAGGTACAGGCTCCCGCACAGTGCCGCGAGCCCACCGGGCGGGAGGAGGTCGAGCGCGGCCTCCGGCGAATCCGTCAGGTGAACATTCAGTCCCTCGAAGTGTGGGGCGAGGTCGGCGGGATCGGCGGCGCGCGGGCTGAGGACGGCGCGGGTCAGGATCACCTCGGACGCCACCTCACGCAGGGCCGCCGCCACCCCTGCCACGTCCTTGTCCGCCGCCGAGCCGAAGACGACGGGAAGACGATCCAGCCCCAGCCCCCGCAGGGCCGCCACGAGCGCCCGAGCCCCGTCCGGGTTGTGCGCCCCGTCGAGGAGCACCCGCCCCCCCCGCCACGGCAACGCCTCCAGGCGGCCCGGCCAGCGCACCCCCGCCGTGCCCGCCCGGATCGCCCCCTCCCCCACCCCGAGGCGGTGGGCGGCGGCGGCGGCGAGCGAGGCGTTGCGTGCCCCGTGTTCGCCGAGCAGTGGGGTGTGGAAGGACAGGGCCGTCCCCGGCAGCCTCAGGCGCACGTCCCAGCCGTCCCAGCCGAGTGGAGCTGTCTCCAGCGCCACCTCCCGCCCGAGGGCCCACAGGTCGGCCCCCCGCGTCTCCAGCAGGGGCAGGAGGTCGGCGTCCACCCCCGTCACGGCGGGGCGCCCGGCGCGGAGGATGCCCGCCTTCTCGCCCGCGATGGCCTCCCGCGTGTCGCCCAGGATGGCGGTGTGGTCGAGGGCAACCCCTGTGACCACGCTCAGAACCGGGTCGAGGACATTGGTGGCGTCGAGCCGCCCGCCGAGGCCCACCTCCATCACGGCCACCCTTCCTCCAGCCTCGGCGAAGAGCAGGCAGCCCAGGGCCGTCACGATCTCGAAGAAGGAGGCCCCCTCCGCCTCGGCCTGGGGCCGGACACGCCCGAGGGCTTCCCGCACCGCTTCCGGCGAGCACTCGCGGCCCGCGACCACGAACCGTTCGGAAAAGCGCGTCAGGTGCGGGCTGGTGAAAAGACCCGCCCGCTCTCCCGCCGCCGTCAGGATGGAGGCCAGGGTCGCGGCGGTACTCCCCTTGCCGTTCGTGCCGCCGACGAGCACGGCGCGGAAGTTTTCCTGAGGGTCACCCAGGCGGGCGAGCAGGGCGCGCACCCGGGAGAGGCCCGGATGAACGCCGAAGCGTTGCCGCGCGAAGAGCCACTCCAGGTCAGCCGTGGGGGTCATGCGGGCAGGATAGGGCGCCGGGGGGAGTCTCCCCTCCCTGGTCAGGCACTCGGTGTGAAGTAGGCTTCGAGCGTCGGCACGATCTGCTTCTTGCGGCTGATGCGCCGGCCCAGATCGGCGAGGCCCTCCCGGGGCTCCACCCCGAACGCCTCGCGCAGCACCTTCTCCTCGGTCGCCGACAGCACCAGGGTCTTGTTCGTCTCGTTGAGGATGTCCACGACCGAGAGGAGCACGCCGTTGAGACCGTCCTCCGCGCGGGCCCGGTCCATCGCGCCGAGGAGTTCGGCGCTGCGACCCAGGACATAGGCGGGGTTGGTGGTCTCGATCACGCCGATGCCCCACTGTTGCAGGGTCTGGGGCTGCGCCGGGTCACCGAAGGGAAAGAGCTTGTAGTCCATCCGCAGCAGGGTGTCGGCGGGCGTGTCCCCCAGGTCGCTCTTGGCGGCGAACATGGCGAGCGCGTAGGCTTCCACATCCCCGATCTGCGCGACCGGCGCCAGGAACTCCACCGCCGCGCGGTCGTCCGGCGTGGTCGTGGGGCTGCGGAAGTGCAGCGTGTCACTCAGGATCGCGCTGAGCATCAGCCGCGCGTCGGTCCGTTCCACCGTCAGCCCGGCCTCACGGTGAAGCTTGAGCAGAATGGTCGCCGTGCTGCCGACCGGCTCGAAGCGCAGGTAAGGCGGTTGCGCGGTCGTCAGGTCGCCCAGCTTGTGGTGGTCCACCACCCGCGTCACCCTCAGCTCGGAGAGGTTGGGCACCGACTGGGCGCTCTCGTTGTGGTCGACGAGGGCCACCTCCGCGCCCGCCTCCAGCTCGGGCAGGAGTTCGGGCGCCTCCACCCCCGCCCCCCGCAGCACGAAAGGCGTCTCGAAGTTCAGCTCCCCCAGCCGGTAGGCCCTCGCCTCTCCCCCCTGACGGCTGAGCAATCGGGCGTACACGAGGGCCGAGGTGATCGCGTCGGTGTCCGGGTTGGTGTGTCCAAAAACAGCCAGCATGGCGAAATTGTAAGGCCCAGGGCAAAGGCGTGGGCAAAAAGAAGAGGCCCCGAAGGGCCTCCTCGCGAACGGAGTGGTTTAGAAACGGAAGGTGTAGGCGACCTTGAAGCCCTGCGCGATGCTCCGGCCGGTGTTGGTGTACGCGTTCGTGCCGGTCGTGGTCGGGCGGAAGTCGTCGTGGTAGAACACGCCGTAGTTCGCGGACAGGCCGTTCCAGCTCACCTGAGCAAAGAGGCCCTGCGCACGGCCACTGTTGGCGCCGAAGTTGCCGCCAGTGTAGGGATCGCTCGCGCCGCCGAGGGGGCTGCGGTAGAAGCGGTCCGACGTCGCGCTGTAGGTCGCCGTCGCCGCGCTCGCGCTGCTGGCGGTGAGCGTGCTGCCCACACCGAAGCCCTGGTAGTAGGCGTAGCCGAGGCTCGCGCTCAGGTTAGGGGCCAGGAAGCGGTTGAAGGTGACGCCGGCCTGTCCAAACAGCTCCGTCGTCGTCCCGTTCGCCACCTGAACCTGACGGCCCACGTTGCTGATGCGGTTGGCGAAGTTCACGAACAGGCTGGGCTGGAGGGGCACGGCGGTCAGCGGCTGGGTGCTGAGCTTCACACCGTACTTGACGGTGTTGTAGGTGCGGGCGTCATCCGTCGTGGCCGCCGTACCGTTGAAGTCCACGGCCGCGTCGTTCGGCGTGGTGAACAGGTGGTAGCGCGCGAACGGCTCAACCCGCACCCCGAAGAGCGTGCCGGTGTAGTTGCCGTACACCTGGAAGTCGTTGATGTCGTCGCCGTAGAAGCGGGCGTACGCACCGGTGAAGCTCAGGCCCCGGATCAGCGCGTTGGGAGCCGCGCCGTTGTGCTGGAGACGCGCACCGAACGTGCTGGAGAACGCGAACGGCACGTCCGCCACGTCCATGTAAGGGGTGCTGCTGTTGTACAGGAAGCCGTTGCCGTCGGGACCACGGTAGTTCAGATCCGCATGAATCACCGCGTCGTTCAGGGTCGCCCGGTTGTAGAAACCGACCAGGCTCAGGGCACCCAGACGCGCCCCGGCGCTCACACCGAAGCTGGTGTTGCGGTCGGTGCTCACGTCCACGAAGTAGGGCACGTAGGAGTCAACGAACGCGCCGAGCGCCACCGGACCCAGGTTGGTGCCAGCACCCACGCCGAAGCCAACCTGGCCGAGCGGCGTAGAGGAGTCACCCTGACCGGCGGTGTAAGGCATGCTCGACTTGTAGCCGTTAGCGCCTTCGCCGTAGTAATAGCTGGAGTCGTTACCGGACATGCCCGCAACGCCGTTGGCGAACGCCGGGTCGATGGCGCGGAAGTTACCCGCGATCTTGGCGACGCCGAAGTCAGCCGTGGCATTGGTGAAAAACGCCTGATTACGGGCCGCCAGGGTCCCACCGACATCGCCACCGCCCACAAGCGAAGGAGCCGTCTGGGGAATGCTGGCGACGTACGCGCCGGTCACGTTGAACGGGGCGTTGCCCTCCGCGTTCCGAGCGCCAAAGCCCAGGTTGTAGTCCACGCCCAGCGCGCTGCGATTGCCGTCGTTCTGGGCGAAGGACAGACCCACCGTGCCGAAGTTCGCCGGGTTCACGCTGAAGCGCACGCCGTAGTAGTTGCCAACCAAGATGGGGTCCTGACGAGCTGGCACACCATCTGCCGTCGATGCGGAGTTCAACTTGTCGGGGTTGACACGCGCATTACCCACCACCACAGTCGCCTTGGGCTGGAGCGCCGTGTCCGCCGGGTTGCCCGTCACGTTGATCACGAAGCCGCGGCGCTGGATGGCCTCCTCGGTGTCGTTGTCGTTGGCAAAGAGGTAGTCGTTGAACTTGAATTTGCTGTTGTACGACTCGTAGCGCACGTCGAACTTCTGCCCGGCGATGGTGCCGTCGGCGCTGGCGCTGCCTACGGTCACGGGGGTGCCGATGTTAGCGGCCCCGGCACCGGGGAAAGGCACATCGTTGTCAACGGCCAACACGATCTGCGCGTTGTTGACGGTGATCGCGCCGTTGGCCGTCGTGAGGTTGCTGGCCCGCACGCCAAAGCTGATCTCGCTGTCGCCCACGTACGAGTTGTTGTTGGTATCGACGCAGCTCACCGCGTTGCCAGAAGCGGCGTAGATCCCACCCACAATGTCATCAGCCGTATTTAAGACATTGTCAGGGCCAGCGTATCTGACAGCAGGGCAGTTGACGCCCGTGCTGAACACGCCGTCCGCGAAGGTCTGGCGGGTGAGGCGGTCCACGTCGAAGTTGGTGGTGCCGCTGGTCAGGTTGATCCGCCCGTACACCGCGCTGATCGTGCCGAAGACAGTAAAGCGCGGCGCGTTCTCCAGGGTGGTCACGCGGGTGTCGATGGTGCCCACGCGGCCCGCAAGGTTGTCGAAGTCCGCGCGCTGCACGAAGTCGGCCTGGGCGCTCTCGACGGCGCTCACCCGGTCCTGAAGGTTCAGGATGTCCTGGTTGAGCAGCACGGTGAGGTCGTTCAGCGCCGCGATGCTGCTGGCGTTGTCGTCGATGTCGGCGCGCAGGGCGTCGTAGTCGTCGGCGCGCGCCGTCAGGTCGGCGATCTGCGACTGAAGCTGCGCGATGGCGTTCGCGTCACCGCTGGCGGTGGCGAGCTGCTCCACGCGCGCCTCCAGGCGGGCGAAGTCCTCGCGGTTCACCGCGTTCTCTTCGAGGTCGCTCACGCGCACGCCGAGCGCCGTCAAATCGGCGGCCAGCTCCTGAATGGCGTTCTGGAGCGAGGTCAGGGTGCCCTGGTCGAGGGTACCGGGGTTGACCTGCCCCTGGCGAACCTGATCGAGGAGACGGGCGATGATCACGGCCGCCTCGTAACGGGTCAGGTTCTGCGTGCCGCGGTAGGTGCCGTCCGGGTAGCCCAGGATGATTCCCTGGCTCACCAGGCGGTCGATGGCGTCTTTCGCCCAGTGGCCGGCGGG carries:
- a CDS encoding carboxypeptidase M32, whose translation is MSMDELKRRLGQVSDLEAAAGLMSWDQETQMPPEGARVRGLQMATLEGLAHELFTSPRTAELLDAVGTPADETDAAVVRVTRRDLDKAVRLPTGFVEEAARARNEAHHAWLHAREHSEFATFAPHLEKMLDLARRQADLLGYEDHPYDALLDEYEPGMRARQVREVFADLRDRTLPLLRRITAAGDAADYGVLTRPFPFGAQKAFAWRVAGEAFGLGPDFSRQDESAHPFQTNFSREDVRITTRVEEYWPACLFGTWHETGHAMYERGVAPRWERTPVSAGASLGVHESQSRMFENLLARSRPFWERYLSALAEVAPEVTAGLDAGTLYRAVNRVRPSLIRVEADEVTYNFHIMLRFELELALLGGELRVADLPEAWNAKMREYLGLTPPDDAQGVLQDIHWSAGLIGYFPTYTLGNLLSVQLLEAARRDAEVAAGVGRAEYGSLLAWLARHVHGHGRSLTPAELTERATGRPLTADPYVAYLHAKYEDIYGLKAEG
- a CDS encoding bifunctional folylpolyglutamate synthase/dihydrofolate synthase, which encodes MTPTADLEWLFARQRFGVHPGLSRVRALLARLGDPQENFRAVLVGGTNGKGSTAATLASILTAAGERAGLFTSPHLTRFSERFVVAGRECSPEAVREALGRVRPQAEAEGASFFEIVTALGCLLFAEAGGRVAVMEVGLGGRLDATNVLDPVLSVVTGVALDHTAILGDTREAIAGEKAGILRAGRPAVTGVDADLLPLLETRGADLWALGREVALETAPLGWDGWDVRLRLPGTALSFHTPLLGEHGARNASLAAAAAHRLGVGEGAIRAGTAGVRWPGRLEALPWRGGRVLLDGAHNPDGARALVAALRGLGLDRLPVVFGSAADKDVAGVAAALREVASEVILTRAVLSPRAADPADLAPHFEGLNVHLTDSPEAALDLLPPGGLAALCGSLYLIGEVRPLLLGEAGEEWERWQ
- a CDS encoding manganese-dependent inorganic pyrophosphatase gives rise to the protein MLAVFGHTNPDTDAITSALVYARLLSRQGGEARAYRLGELNFETPFVLRGAGVEAPELLPELEAGAEVALVDHNESAQSVPNLSELRVTRVVDHHKLGDLTTAQPPYLRFEPVGSTATILLKLHREAGLTVERTDARLMLSAILSDTLHFRSPTTTPDDRAAVEFLAPVAQIGDVEAYALAMFAAKSDLGDTPADTLLRMDYKLFPFGDPAQPQTLQQWGIGVIETTNPAYVLGRSAELLGAMDRARAEDGLNGVLLSVVDILNETNKTLVLSATEEKVLREAFGVEPREGLADLGRRISRKKQIVPTLEAYFTPSA
- a CDS encoding S-layer homology domain-containing protein; translated protein: MPAGHWAKDAIDRLVSQGIILGYPDGTYRGTQNLTRYEAAVIIARLLDQVRQGQVNPGTLDQGTLTSLQNAIQELAADLTALGVRVSDLEENAVNREDFARLEARVEQLATASGDANAIAQLQSQIADLTARADDYDALRADIDDNASSIAALNDLTVLLNQDILNLQDRVSAVESAQADFVQRADFDNLAGRVGTIDTRVTTLENAPRFTVFGTISAVYGRINLTSGTTNFDVDRLTRQTFADGVFSTGVNCPAVRYAGPDNVLNTADDIVGGIYAASGNAVSCVDTNNNSYVGDSEISFGVRASNLTTANGAITVNNAQIVLAVDNDVPFPGAGAANIGTPVTVGSASADGTIAGQKFDVRYESYNSKFKFNDYLFANDNDTEEAIQRRGFVINVTGNPADTALQPKATVVVGNARVNPDKLNSASTADGVPARQDPILVGNYYGVRFSVNPANFGTVGLSFAQNDGNRSALGVDYNLGFGARNAEGNAPFNVTGAYVASIPQTAPSLVGGGDVGGTLAARNQAFFTNATADFGVAKIAGNFRAIDPAFANGVAGMSGNDSSYYYGEGANGYKSSMPYTAGQGDSSTPLGQVGFGVGAGTNLGPVALGAFVDSYVPYFVDVSTDRNTSFGVSAGARLGALSLVGFYNRATLNDAVIHADLNYRGPDGNGFLYNSSTPYMDVADVPFAFSSTFGARLQHNGAAPNALIRGLSFTGAYARFYGDDINDFQVYGNYTGTLFGVRVEPFARYHLFTTPNDAAVDFNGTAATTDDARTYNTVKYGVKLSTQPLTAVPLQPSLFVNFANRISNVGRQVQVANGTTTELFGQAGVTFNRFLAPNLSASLGYAYYQGFGVGSTLTASSASAATATYSATSDRFYRSPLGGASDPYTGGNFGANSGRAQGLFAQVSWNGLSANYGVFYHDDFRPTTTGTNAYTNTGRSIAQGFKVAYTFRF